CGACTTCGGCGGCGAGGCTGGCGGCTGCTGTCAGGACTGATCGCTCTCGACGGATCGCTGGTCGCCGTCGACGCGTAGGTTTAGATACCAAACCGACAGCATCGGCTGTATGGATCTCGTTGTGACAACACCCGGTGTGGAGACAGCACAGCTTCGTGCGGAGCTCGGTTCGGCATCGACCTCGGACTGTCAGTTGGTTGTCGAACGCGCGACGCGCTGTGGGTCGACGGCGGTCGACCCGATCCACGCCACCCGGCTCCGGTTGGCGGTCGTCCCCTGTGGTGTTTCACTCCACGCCGCCGACCGGTTCCGCGAGCGACTCGCCGGTGGCCAGTCGGTCGACGGCCTGATCGTCCGTGGTGGGCAGCGTGGATCAACAGTAAAGCGACGGCTCGCAGATCGGTTCAACTGCCCGGTGACGGTCACCAGCGGGCGGAAACGCGGTCGACGCCAGTATTATTCCAAGCGATAATTTGAGGGGTAGACTTACTTACGCCCGAGCCAACCACTCCGTGATGAGCAGACGCCTCTCGACGGGTATCGACGTGCTCGACCGGCAGCTCGACGGGGGGATTCCAACCGGGAGTATCGTGCTGTTTTCTGCGGACCCAGCCAGCCAGTCGGAGCTGTTGTTGTACGAGGTAACTGCGGTTCGGATGGCACTGTATCTCACCACGATTCGGTCGGATCAGGCCGTCCAAGACGCGCTGGACCGGACCAGCCGGTATACGAAGGTCGGCGAGCCAACGATCCGGGATATCGGCGTCGAGGCTCCGCTCGATCAGGGCAACAAGCTACTGGGCACCCTGCCCACGGAGTCGACGCTGATTATCGACACGCTTGATCCCTTGGAGCGCCAAGAAGCCAGCCGCTACCGCTACTTTCTCAACCAGCTCCAGACCCAGATGCGGAACACCGAGAGCATCGCGATTCTGCATGCGATGGACGGTCGGTCAGTGCCGGAGCTTCGGGATGTGACCGAGCATATGGCCGATGTCGTTTTCCACCTCAATACGGAGATTCAGGGGACAGAAATCGTCAACCGGCTCTCAGTGCCCAAGTTCCGCGGTGGCCGCGCGCTCGACGAGACGATCAAGCTCAAACTGTCGACCGGCGTCTCCATCGACACGAGTCGGGATATCGCCTAACGAATTCGACGTCGCATGAACTGGACTGACTGGTTCAAAAGGATTTATCAGTATCGTAGACAAATATGTGCCCAATGAACTGCTCACCGATGGCTCTAGGTCGGTTCTCGACGGGACAAGCGCGATGAACAAAATCAGCCTCCTGTTACTGATTCTCGTCGCCGTCGCCGTCGCGGGGGTCGTCGGGATGCTCGTTCTCGCACCCGAGGAGATGATCGAGAACCCGCCGGGGAGAATCATCCTTCCGTTCGGACGTCTTCTATAGGGAACTGTGAGTGTCTCTGGTGTGGTGTCGACCGTCTCTCTCCTCCAAATCCCGCCAGTAACGACCGGTATGGTGGTCGTGTTTGCGGTGATTTTGCTGGCACTCCTCCTGTTTGTCACTGAGCCGGTCCCAATTGACATCACGGCTATCGCGCTGATCGTCGTCCTGATCGTCTTAGAGCCGTGGACGACGATTACGCCTGTCGAGGGACTGTCGGGCTTTGCGAGTTCGGCCACCATCACCGTGTTGGCGATGTTTATCCTCAGCGAGGGCATTCGCAGAACCGGCGTCGTCGAACAGCTTGGCGATCTGGTCGTCGACTGGACCAAAGACAGTCCCCTCAAACAGCTGGGGGCAGTCGTCGGCATCTCCGGCGGTTCGGCTGGATTTATAAACAATACGCCGGTCGTCGCGGTGATGATCCCGATGGCGATCCGCATCGCCAAACGGACCAACAGCTCGCCGTCGACGCTGCTGATGCCGATCTCGTTTGCC
This sequence is a window from Halohasta litchfieldiae. Protein-coding genes within it:
- a CDS encoding RAD55 family ATPase — its product is MSRRLSTGIDVLDRQLDGGIPTGSIVLFSADPASQSELLLYEVTAVRMALYLTTIRSDQAVQDALDRTSRYTKVGEPTIRDIGVEAPLDQGNKLLGTLPTESTLIIDTLDPLERQEASRYRYFLNQLQTQMRNTESIAILHAMDGRSVPELRDVTEHMADVVFHLNTEIQGTEIVNRLSVPKFRGGRALDETIKLKLSTGVSIDTSRDIA